In Opitutaceae bacterium, the sequence GAACTCTACACGCAGGAGAACGGACGCTCGGTCAACCGCTCCATCATCGTTCCGGCGGACGAGACCATGGGACGCAATCGATCCGCGGCCAACTTCATCGCCGCCATCGAGGGCGTCGAGCGCCCGCTCAATACTCCAGAGCAGGCGGTCGCCCTCATGAAGATAATCGACGCAACCTACAAATCCGCCTCCTCCGGCAAACCGGTCAGAATTCCGGTATAACCCAAATCCAAAGGCAATTTTGCATCATGGCTCTCAAACGAAAATTACGCATGGGCATGGTCGGCGGCGGTCGCGGCGCATTCATCGGCGCCGTGCACCGGATGGCCGCCGCGCTCGACGGTCGGATTGAACTCGTCGGCGGCTGCTTCTCCGCCGACCCGGAGAAATCCCGGCTCTCCGGCGCGGACCTCAATCTGAACCCGGCGCGCGTCCACGGCACCTACCAGGAGATGATCAGCGCCGAAGCCGCGCTGCCCCCGACCGAGCGCATCGACTTCGTCTCGATCGTCACGCGCAACAACACGCACGTGCCCATCGCCAGGGCCTTTCTGGAAGCGGGCATCCACGTCATCTGCGACAAACCCGTCGCCTTCTCCCTCGCGGAGGCGCGCAAGCTGCGCGATGTCGTCAGGAAGACCGGACGGGTCTTCGCGCTGACGCACAACTACACAGGTTACCCCATGGTGAAGGAGGCGCGGCACCGCGTGCAGGCCGGCCAGCTCGGCACGATCCTCAAGGTGGTCGTCGAATACCCCCAGGGCTATGCGATCACCGCCATGCAGAACAAGGCCGACGGAAAAATCTCCAACTGGCGCATGGATCCGAACATCTCGGGCGTATCCAACTGCATGGGCGACATCGGGACCCACGCGGAGAACCTCGCGCGTTTCATCACCGGCCTGCAGATCGATGAGATCTGCGCGGACCTTTCGACGTTCATTCCTGGCCGCAAACTCGACGATGACGGCAACTGCCTCGTTCGATTCAAGGGCGGAGCCAAGGGCATCCTCTACGCGTCGCAGATTTCCAACGGTGACGAGAACAACCTCAACATCCGGATCTACGGCACCAAATCCTCGCTCGAGTGGCATCAGGAGCACCCGAATGAGCTGATCGTGAAGGAGGTCAACCAGCCGCGCATCGTCCTTCGCCGCGGCAACAGCTACCTCTCCCCGATCGCACAGAAATACTCACGCACGCCATTCGGCCACCCCGAAGCCTTCATCGAGGCCTTCGCCAATGTCTATCTTGCGGCCGCCGAGGCGATCGAGGACCAGGTCAGCGGACGAAAGCCCAGGAAAAGCTACGACTTCCCGACAATCGACGACGGCGTCGAAGGCATGGCCTTCATCGAGACGGCGGTCAAAAGCGCAAAAAAGGGCGCGCGCTGGGTGAAGTTTCCGAAACTTTGAGGGCGCATTGTTCCCGGTTGGCCCGACTGGAGGGATCAAGGCCGGCACAGGCAGCAATGCCTGTGTCATCCCCCAGCTTCCATCACGGGGGCGGTCAGGGTTTCCTGTCGTTACGCGCGACCCACGCGTCGTACTCGGCGCGCGGCATGAATCGGAGTGACGCGCTGTTGATGCAGTAGCGCAGCCCCGTCGGACGTGGACCGTCGTCGAAGACATGGCCGAGGTGGGCTCCGTCAACCGTGCAGTGCACCTCGATGCGTTCCATGCCAAGAGTGGAGTCGCGGGTTTCACCGACAAAGGAGCGCTCGATGGCCTTCGTGAAGCTGGGCCATCCCGTGCCGCTGTCGAACTTGTCGCGACTGTCAAAAAGCGGCGTGTCGCTGCAGACGGAAAAATAAACACCGTCCGTTTTCTTGTCGAAATAGGCATTCCGGAACGGAGGCTCCGTGCCCTGTTTCCGAGCCACGCGATATTGCTCGGGAGTGAGGAGCTTTCGCCATTCCTCGTCAGTCCGCTGCACCTTCACCTTGCTCATGTCGATCACGACATTTGAAGGAAGCCCGCAGGCGGAAACTTCACCAACTTTGCATTCAAGTGCGTCTTTGGCCATGGGTTTCTGTTTTAGACTCTTGTCGCCGGCAGCCCAAAGAGCACCAGCGCCCGCAATCGCGATTGCGAAGATCGGAGGGGTAACAAGGCGGAAATTCATGATGCGAGCAGTATAACCATGCGTCCGCAAATTTCCAGTGCGGGAAACTTGCAGCCTGCGGGGCCACATCCTTGCCTTGCGTCGCAGAACACTCAGAGTGCTGTTTCCTCCTCCATGAGGGATACACCGCCCGCGCACCGGTCGGCGTCCCACGATTTCCTCCTCCTCCATATCCCTGCTCATGCAAACCTATACCCGCCGTGACTTTGCCAAACTCGCCTTGTCGGCTGTTCCCGCCGCCGGGCTGCTTTCTTCGGCAAACCCCCTGCTGGGGGTCGCGCCTCCGCGCAAGGCCAGGGTTCATCCAAACTCCCTGGTGAAAGGCGTGCAGATCGGGATAAATGTGCCCTACAGCTTCGGCAATCCGGCAATGTCCGGAGCCGATGTTCTTTCGAACTGCGCGTCCCTGGACTTGAGCGCGGTCGAACTCCGCGCACAACCCGTCGAAACCTACATGGGTGCCGCGCCTGAGCTGATCTACCAGCCGGCCAAGGGAATCAAGGTCTCGCATGCCGAACTCGAAGCCAGAAAAGCGACGCTGAAGTCATGGCGGAGTTCGGCCCCGCTCGCCCGGGCGAAGGAATTTCGAAAGATGTACGAAGACGGCGGCGTGAAGATCGAGATCGTGAAGGTCGACAACATCTTCAAGCTTTCGGATGACGAACTGGACTATCATTTTGCTCTGGCAAAAACCCTCGGCGCCCGCGCCATTTCGAGCGAAATCTCCTTTGTCGACGATGAACTGAAGCGCGTCGGCCGGTTTGCCGACAAGCACGAGTTCTGGGTCGCCTACCACGGGCACACGTCGACAACGGCCAGCATCTGGGAGCATGCGTTCACCCTGGCAAGATACCACGCGGCCAATGTCGACCTCGGGCACTTCGTCGCCGGCAGCAACATGTCGCCGGTTCCGTTCATCAAGCGCCACCACGAACGCATCACCCACGTGCATCTCAAGGACCGGAAATATCGCGAGGGGCCGAACACGCCTTTCGGCCAGGGGGACACCCCGATAGGCGAAGTCCTCCGCCTGATTCGCGACAACCGCTGGCTGATGCAGGGAACAATCGAGTTCGAATACAAGGTTCCCGAAGGTTCGGACCGCATGCGGGAAATCGCCCGCGCCATCCAGTATTGTCGCGATCAGTTGAACATGGCCTGAGTCTGCCTCCGGAGAACTTGCAGGCGCCGCTCCGAGGCTGCAGTTATTTCAGGCTGGATAGGTAGGCAAGGAGATCGGCAGCCTCACCGGCGGTCAGACCCGCGATCTGCCCTTCGGGCATGAGCGAAATGGGCAGCGGCTTTTCCGCGGCCACCTCCGACAACTGGAGTGTGAGCGTTTCCCCGCTCACGACGCGAAAAACAAGCGAGGTCGGGCTCCGCCTGAGCGCGAAGCCCACCTGCGTGGTTCCATCCTTCATCTGCACCTGAAGCGGACGGAACTCCTGCGCCATCTGTTTCGAGGGATTCAGAATGCTGTCCAGAATCTGCGCGGACGTCTGCGTCGAACCGATCCTCGACAAATCCGGCCCGATATGCCGGCCCTCGCCCTTGATGAAATGACAGGCGCGGCAGCCGCTCAACTTTCCGAGATCCGAAAGCAGCTTTTGCCCGCGCGCGGCGTCTCCCTTCATGGCCAGCAGGGCCGCGACATCCACCTGGGTGCCAAGGGTCCGCTCACGCAGCGCGTCCGGCTTGAAGCGCTCGTAGATGTCGCGCACCGTCGGATCCGGTGACGCCCAGGCGGTTGTGAAGGCATGCTGACGCAGCGATTCCGACAGCCTGCCATCGTCAATGGCGCGGCGGAGCCGCATGGCACCGCCCACGGTCTTCAGCGACTCGGCGATCAGCTCCGTGGACCACGCAGTCTCCGTCCAGGGTTTCGCGTCTCCGGCTCCACCGCCGCTCATGCGGGCGATCCAGTCCTCCACCGCGCGCAGTCCGTCGACATCCGTGTTCCTTGCCCCGACCACCGGCATGTGACCCGCACCCGCTTTCGCCATGCGCACACAGATGACCGAGTTCCAGGGATCGCCCGGATTGATCAGTTTGGCGTCCTTTAGACCCAGGCCTCCCTGGGTCGGGGCGACGCCGACGGCGTTCATCTGCACCGTCAGGAGCTCGGTGTTCATGAACACAAACGCGGCGCCTCCGGCGTCATTGCGATGGCAGTGCGCACAGTTTGTGTGGAGCACCGACCGCGCCGCACTACTGATCGCCGAATTCCGCGGCTCAAGCTTCGCCCGCGTCGATTCAAGATAGTCGGAGTCGATCAATCCGAGGGAAACTAGTTCGCCCGACTGCGGTCCTGGCACGCCTTCAAGCTGGGGCGGCGTGAAGGCCAGCGCGCCGTTGTTCCATGTATTGTGGCAGCGCAGGCAGTCGGAACGGCTGAAATATCGCCAGCGGTATTCGCGCGGCTCGCGGGAGACAGCCTGTTTGTCCGGCCTTGTCTTGAAGACCCGTTCTGCACCTTCCGCCGGGACCAGATCGGCATCCGTTCCCGCCTCGTTCCATCGATAGGAATAGCCGTTCCATGCCTCTCCGTCGAAATGCAGGACCTGCGTTTCAACGGGACGCGTGCGCTCCTCGTCCGTCAACGCCATGTCGCCCAGCGCGATCGTGCGCGCGAGCACCGATCCCGCAGGCCACTTTGTCTGGTAGTCCATGGTCTTTCCACCCGTGCGGAAATCAAATTTCAGGTACGTCGTTGTCGTCAGCTTCGTGCGGTCGCGCAGGCCGATCAGACGGCTCAGCACCTCCGCGCCATCCTCCCACATCGGTTGCGCAATGGAAAAAGGATACACGCCGGGCGATGGCTTCAGCGTCCTCAGATCGGCAAAGATGCCGGTCTCACTGAGCTTTCTGGGAAAGGCCGAGGGCGACGCGCTGCGCGGATTGCGGCGAAGGCGGTGGATCGTCGTCTGCGAGGACCAGTCGAGATAGTACAGCTCCCCGTCATCCGCCTGGCCAAACGTGATGATCATCTGCGGCGTGTCGGCGATCTCCTCGTGCCGCGTGATCTTCGTTCCATCATACCACAGGGCCCATATCTTGCCCGTCGCCCAGTCTCCGTAGATGTAGGCTCCCTGCAGCTCCGGAAACTCACTTCCGTGATAGACATACCCGCCTGTTATCGAAGCCGCCTCCGAATGCGGATGCGCCACGATCGGCGGCGTTATGGGCGCCAGAGGGCTCGCGCGCTCCACAGCAATGGGCTGGCTCGCCTCGTACGCGCTCCACCCATAGTTGCCGCCCTTCTTGATGAGATGAATCATCTCCCAGATCTCCCATCCGACGTCGCCGCACCAGAGGTTGCCGGTCGCCGGGTCGAAGCTCATCTTGAAGGGATTGCGAAGGCCGAACGCCCAGATTTCCGGCCGCGTGCCAGGAGCCGCCGCAGGAGGCACGACCCAGGGGTTGTCCGGCGGAATGCGGTAGGCCAGCGGAGGATCCCGATGGTCGACATCGATGCGCAGAATGGAGGACAGGAAGTCGCGGGTGTCCTGACCGGTGAGCAGGATGTCCGGCGGCGCTGGAGGGCCGCCATCCCCGGCCGACACATAGAGATAGCCGTCAGGGCCAAACTGTATGTTCGCGCCATTGTGTTCGCCTGACAGCCACGTGAGCACCACCTCTTCGCTCGTTGGATCCGCCTTCAGGGGATCCAGCGAACTAAGCTTGAAACGCGACAGCTTGGTGCCGTCCTTCCGCCCAGGCTTCAACGCATAGCAGACAAAAATTTCCCGGTTCTCGCGGTACTTCGGATGCAGCGCGATTCCAAAGGCATTGTCGAAGTCCGGCTTTCCCTTTCGGAGATCGAGAACCTCATTCGCTGGCTCGGTATCCGACCTCGGATTGAACGAATAGATGTGCCCGGTGCGTTCGAGAAGCAGCAGATGGCCGGTGCCGTGAACCGTCGACAGTTCCAGCGCCTCCGAAAACTTGAGATGCCGGAGAATCTGCTCCTGCACAAAAGGCTTCGGCCTCTCCGGCGTGCCATCGACCTTGGACGTCGTCCAGGGAACCCGCGTTTGTCCCGATGCCATGCTCGCCGCACAAAACGCAGCGATCGCTAGTGTTCTGTCGCGGAAATGACTATACATATATCATGCGGCCTTCTTGCGCGGCTTTCGCCGGGTGCAACCGGGCTGGATGGCCTCGAGCCGGCGACGACAGCGTTCGATCCTGGCAAGGATGTCCTCCGCCTTGGCGGTCCAAACAAATGGCGTGGGCTCCTGGTTCCATTGCTCGATGAAGCGGGTGATCGAGTTGATCAGATCGGGAACACTGGAGAAGCTGCCGCGACGCACCGCCTTGCCGGTGAGTTCGGCAAACCAGCGCTCCACCAGATTGAGCCAGCTCGAACTGGTGGGAATGAAGTGCAGTTTGAAGCGTGGACGCCGGGCGAGCCAGCGCTGCACCCGCTCGTGGTTCGTAGGTGCCGTAATTGTCGACGATAAGATGGAGCTCGTCCGTCTCGGCATATTCCCGCGTCGATTTGTCGCGAACCGAGAACTCGATGTGCCGGTGGCGCGGGAAGCAGTGGCCGCTGGATTCTTGCTGGCGGCCACGTTCTAATGAAGCAACAGCGTGGTCGTGCCATGGCGCACGTAGTCGTGCGTCCGGTGCCGCAGCGACCGCGCTTCAGCGGCAGGCCTGGTTGTGTGCGATCCAGCGCCTGAATCTGGCTTTCTTCGTCCACGCAGAGCACCACCGCGTTTTGCGGTGGGTTGAGGTAAACGCCCACTCACATCGAGCAGTTTGGGCACAAACTGTGGATCGCGGAGTTTGAACGTCTCCTGTCGGTGCGGCTTCACAACCGTGCTCCGCCAGATACGCGCGACTGTGCTCGCATGCACGCCCTGCGCCTTCGCCGAGGGTTCGCGCGCTCAGTGCGTCCGCCCCGGCGCGCTTTCATTGAGCAGCGTCGCTTCGACGATCGCGACCGCCAGCGCCTCGGCGCGGCTTGCGCCCGCGGCCATCTCCGCCACGTCCCACAATCCTTGCGGACCTGCGGACAAAGCGCTGGCGCCACGGCAGGTGCTGGTTCACCTCCAGCCCTCCACCAATCGGTGGCATCGTCCAGCCCTTCGGCCTTGCGCAAATGATCCGCAGCGCCACCACCTGCTGGGGCGTACCGTGCGCGCCCACCCAGCGCTCAAAACGCTACGTTGGTCTGCCGTGACCGTCAGAATCGTCGGTTTCCGCTCATGCTTGCAGGTTGAACGATAACGACTTTAAGTCTAGTCATTTCCAGCAACAGAACACTAGATGAAAATATCTCATGAAAGGTGCCCGCACGGGTGCACCCGCTGGAGGCAGTCGGTCGAAAGAGCGCGACACGACGCCGCGAGTCAAGTGAGCGTCACACCCATGCAATATTTCCCGTCATTGGCGCTGGATGCGCACAGCCCCCATCGCTCGCACCGAAAATGTAGCACACCGACAATTTCAGAAACCAAAACCACGGCCATGCGTTGTACCGGATGAACACTCCACGCGCCATGCACCATCACAGACACCCTCATCCTCAGAATCGCCAAAGCCTTGATTCAGGTGCTGCCATTTCCTGAAAACGTGCGCACGTTCGTCTCCACTTGAGCGCGGGACACAAGGACGCGGACCATGAACTCGAAGGTGCTTCAAACCGGGAAGCCGAGGAATCGGACGTCTCCATCGCCAGGCGCGCCCGGTCTGGAGATCGCTCCGCAATGGACCTTCTCGTTCGTCGACACTCTCCCGCCGTCACCCGTCTCCTGTGGAAGTTCGTGCGCACGCCTTCGGATCTCGAGGACCTGGTTCAGGACACCTTCCTCCGCATGGTCAGGGGACTCCCCCGCTGGCGCTCGGAACAGCCAATCTCGCACTGGATCCTGCGCATCGCGGCAAATACCGGACGCGACTACTGCCGGCGCCATGCCGTCCGGCGTCGCTGGATGGTTGAACCGAACCATGACACCGCCGCCGATGGCGGTGGCCGCCCTCCAGCCCCCGAGGCGCCGGATCCCGGCTCCGATCCCGCTGCAAGAGCGGCGGCGAATGAAGTCAAGCAACTCCTTGAACGCCTGCCAGCGGACGACCGCGCCGTCCTCATCCTGCATCATCTCCAGGGATGGGATCTCAACGAAATCGCGCGCCAGTTCGGCTGGACACATACTGCAACAAAGCTCCGCGCGTGGCGGGCGCGCCGCCGGCTTCGCGATCTCCTCCTCTTCAACAACAAATCATGAAATCCGAACCCA encodes:
- a CDS encoding Gfo/Idh/MocA family oxidoreductase gives rise to the protein MALKRKLRMGMVGGGRGAFIGAVHRMAAALDGRIELVGGCFSADPEKSRLSGADLNLNPARVHGTYQEMISAEAALPPTERIDFVSIVTRNNTHVPIARAFLEAGIHVICDKPVAFSLAEARKLRDVVRKTGRVFALTHNYTGYPMVKEARHRVQAGQLGTILKVVVEYPQGYAITAMQNKADGKISNWRMDPNISGVSNCMGDIGTHAENLARFITGLQIDEICADLSTFIPGRKLDDDGNCLVRFKGGAKGILYASQISNGDENNLNIRIYGTKSSLEWHQEHPNELIVKEVNQPRIVLRRGNSYLSPIAQKYSRTPFGHPEAFIEAFANVYLAAAEAIEDQVSGRKPRKSYDFPTIDDGVEGMAFIETAVKSAKKGARWVKFPKL
- the msrB gene encoding peptide-methionine (R)-S-oxide reductase MsrB: MSKVKVQRTDEEWRKLLTPEQYRVARKQGTEPPFRNAYFDKKTDGVYFSVCSDTPLFDSRDKFDSGTGWPSFTKAIERSFVGETRDSTLGMERIEVHCTVDGAHLGHVFDDGPRPTGLRYCINSASLRFMPRAEYDAWVARNDRKP
- a CDS encoding sugar phosphate isomerase/epimerase, with the protein product MQTYTRRDFAKLALSAVPAAGLLSSANPLLGVAPPRKARVHPNSLVKGVQIGINVPYSFGNPAMSGADVLSNCASLDLSAVELRAQPVETYMGAAPELIYQPAKGIKVSHAELEARKATLKSWRSSAPLARAKEFRKMYEDGGVKIEIVKVDNIFKLSDDELDYHFALAKTLGARAISSEISFVDDELKRVGRFADKHEFWVAYHGHTSTTASIWEHAFTLARYHAANVDLGHFVAGSNMSPVPFIKRHHERITHVHLKDRKYREGPNTPFGQGDTPIGEVLRLIRDNRWLMQGTIEFEYKVPEGSDRMREIARAIQYCRDQLNMA
- a CDS encoding PQQ-dependent sugar dehydrogenase is translated as MASGQTRVPWTTSKVDGTPERPKPFVQEQILRHLKFSEALELSTVHGTGHLLLLERTGHIYSFNPRSDTEPANEVLDLRKGKPDFDNAFGIALHPKYRENREIFVCYALKPGRKDGTKLSRFKLSSLDPLKADPTSEEVVLTWLSGEHNGANIQFGPDGYLYVSAGDGGPPAPPDILLTGQDTRDFLSSILRIDVDHRDPPLAYRIPPDNPWVVPPAAAPGTRPEIWAFGLRNPFKMSFDPATGNLWCGDVGWEIWEMIHLIKKGGNYGWSAYEASQPIAVERASPLAPITPPIVAHPHSEAASITGGYVYHGSEFPELQGAYIYGDWATGKIWALWYDGTKITRHEEIADTPQMIITFGQADDGELYYLDWSSQTTIHRLRRNPRSASPSAFPRKLSETGIFADLRTLKPSPGVYPFSIAQPMWEDGAEVLSRLIGLRDRTKLTTTTYLKFDFRTGGKTMDYQTKWPAGSVLARTIALGDMALTDEERTRPVETQVLHFDGEAWNGYSYRWNEAGTDADLVPAEGAERVFKTRPDKQAVSREPREYRWRYFSRSDCLRCHNTWNNGALAFTPPQLEGVPGPQSGELVSLGLIDSDYLESTRAKLEPRNSAISSAARSVLHTNCAHCHRNDAGGAAFVFMNTELLTVQMNAVGVAPTQGGLGLKDAKLINPGDPWNSVICVRMAKAGAGHMPVVGARNTDVDGLRAVEDWIARMSGGGAGDAKPWTETAWSTELIAESLKTVGGAMRLRRAIDDGRLSESLRQHAFTTAWASPDPTVRDIYERFKPDALRERTLGTQVDVAALLAMKGDAARGQKLLSDLGKLSGCRACHFIKGEGRHIGPDLSRIGSTQTSAQILDSILNPSKQMAQEFRPLQVQMKDGTTQVGFALRRSPTSLVFRVVSGETLTLQLSEVAAEKPLPISLMPEGQIAGLTAGEAADLLAYLSSLK
- a CDS encoding transposase; translation: MQRWLARRPRFKLHFIPTSSSWLNLVERWFAELTGKAVRRGSFSSVPDLINSITRFIEQWNQEPTPFVWTAKAEDILARIERCRRRLEAIQPGCTRRKPRKKAA
- a CDS encoding RNA polymerase sigma factor, with translation MSAGHKDADHELEGASNREAEESDVSIARRARSGDRSAMDLLVRRHSPAVTRLLWKFVRTPSDLEDLVQDTFLRMVRGLPRWRSEQPISHWILRIAANTGRDYCRRHAVRRRWMVEPNHDTAADGGGRPPAPEAPDPGSDPAARAAANEVKQLLERLPADDRAVLILHHLQGWDLNEIARQFGWTHTATKLRAWRARRRLRDLLLFNNKS